The Lacipirellula parvula genome window below encodes:
- a CDS encoding alkene reductase, which translates to MSDNDALFQPLQVGAIEFPHRIVMAPLTRARSTDRVPNEMMAEYYRQRAGAALIVTEATAISAEGYGWHGAPAMYTDEQAAGWARVVAGVHEAGGRIVLQLWHMGRVSHPDYQAGGAAAVGPSAIAATGEAHTPTGKKPYVVPRQLTIGDVKRIVGDYATATRRAREAGFDGVEIHGANGYLIDQFLRDGSNQRRDEYGGSVENRSRFLREVIEAVTAAWSADRTGLRVSPTMNGQGMSDSDPIGLYSYVGEMLNQYGLAYLHVAESIRPGRLFNADAPRVTPSIRAAYRGVLIANGGYDKQTAAAAIRDGAADAIAFGQPFIANPDLPTRLRSDAPLNEPNVATYYSEGAAGYTDYPLMP; encoded by the coding sequence ATGAGCGATAACGACGCGTTGTTTCAGCCGCTGCAGGTCGGGGCGATCGAGTTTCCGCATCGGATTGTGATGGCGCCGTTGACGCGGGCGCGGTCGACCGACCGCGTGCCGAACGAGATGATGGCCGAGTACTACCGGCAGCGGGCCGGGGCGGCGCTCATCGTGACCGAGGCGACCGCGATCAGCGCCGAGGGGTATGGCTGGCACGGGGCGCCGGCAATGTACACCGACGAGCAGGCGGCCGGCTGGGCGCGCGTCGTCGCCGGCGTGCACGAGGCGGGCGGCCGGATTGTGCTGCAGTTGTGGCACATGGGGCGGGTGTCGCATCCCGACTACCAGGCGGGCGGGGCGGCGGCGGTGGGGCCGAGCGCGATCGCGGCCACGGGCGAAGCGCACACGCCGACGGGAAAGAAGCCGTACGTCGTGCCGCGGCAGTTGACGATCGGCGACGTCAAGCGAATCGTCGGCGACTATGCAACGGCGACGCGGCGGGCTCGCGAGGCGGGGTTCGACGGCGTCGAGATTCACGGCGCCAATGGTTACCTTATCGACCAATTCTTGCGCGACGGTTCGAACCAGCGCCGCGACGAGTATGGCGGTTCGGTTGAGAATCGGAGTCGGTTTCTACGCGAGGTAATCGAAGCGGTGACGGCGGCGTGGTCGGCCGATCGAACTGGCTTGCGGGTAAGCCCGACGATGAACGGGCAGGGGATGTCGGACAGCGATCCGATCGGACTCTATTCGTACGTCGGCGAGATGCTGAATCAGTACGGGCTCGCTTACTTGCACGTGGCGGAGTCGATTCGGCCGGGGCGGTTGTTCAACGCGGACGCGCCGCGGGTGACGCCGTCGATTCGCGCGGCGTATCGCGGCGTGCTGATTGCCAACGGCGGCTACGACAAGCAAACCGCGGCCGCGGCGATTCGCGACGGCGCGGCCGATGCGATTGCATTCGGGCAGCCATTTATCGCGAACCCCGATTTGCCGACGCGGCTGCGAAGCGATGCGCCGCTGAATGAGCCGAACGTGGCGACGTACTACTCAGAGGGTGCGGCGGGGTACACGGACTATCCTCTAATGCCCTAG